Within Thunnus thynnus chromosome 15, fThuThy2.1, whole genome shotgun sequence, the genomic segment AGAGAGTCTGTCCAAATGTGCTATTCAGATACAATTCCTTTGACCAAACTGACATTGTTACGATAAATGTATTATCTGCTTATTCCAGCTTGGCGAGTTGGGAAAGGGAGCAGGGAAAGGTGGAGGCGGAGGAGGCTCTGTGAGGGAGGCAGGAGGTGCATTTGGAAAGCGACAAGTAGCAGAGGAGGAGCGGTACTTTAGGTGAGACACATCCCTTTACACTGCATGCCTGCATACTCAGTTTCCCACAAGGTGTTTACACAGTTCCCCTTTTTCACTTTGTAGGcagaaggagaaggagcagaTGGAAGCACTGAAGAAGCATCATGAAGAGGAGATTGATCACCACAAAAAGGAGATTGAGCGCCTTCAGAAGGAAATCGACCGCCATAAGGGAAAAATCAGGAAGCTCAAACATGACGACTGAAGCTGGGAAACCTGTTGTCATTTCTCTTCCTGGGAGTCCGGCCATCTTATTGTCAAGTCAATGATTATCAGATATTGATTGATTTACTTGCTGCTCAGGGCAGGTCCTGTATGAGACATCATGAATATAAAAAGTACCAATAAAGTGCTTACTTTTTTCACTTAGATTTTGTGGATGCTTTTCGACACAAGTGTGACTCATTTGCATactcctctctttctttattgtcaaaatatcagttattgattgtgCCTTGAATAACTGTGGTTGTAAGAAAAATTAGGCTTGACCTGTATGTAATATGTACAGAAAAGTGAATTTCATTGGGTAAAAGTCATGTCAGTCAAAGTTCAAGCGCCATTGTCGGATAGTTAATGATGAAGCGCTCGTTTTCATTTGGAGCGCTGCCCGCTAACTGTTAGCGGGTTGCTCAAGTTGAATAGAGCAACCGGTTAACCGGGATTTTAGTATCTAGTTAAGCTTTGTTAATGAAAcatcacacattttctttcacttctCTGTAAAGTAAGGGTGGACCTTAAACCGTTTGTGGGTTTCGGTAGGGCCATATGAGGACGCTTGACTCCTTGGGTAGGAAAACGAACACACCCGCCCCCACTGCGCGTTTTCTCGCTCAGATCTCGCGATGGTTGCTGAGCGGTGGCGTTGTTCGGGCGAGTCGACGACGAGACCGTAGCTGTCTGGAAATTTGTCTCGTGGGTTAGACTCAAACGTATTCTTCATAATAGCCGTTTTTTGTACGTCTGACACGTTAAtcgttttacatttttacacacgCCACTGTTAGTTTCCTGAAATAGACTGGTAAGTTTCGCTAACTATCTGTTTGCACCTTGTACGGAGTGTTTGATTTGTAAAAGGTGTCTTTCTGCACGGCGCGGCCTTCATAACGTTACCTATAAGCTCGTTAGCTTAGCCCGCAAGCAAACCAGCGTTACTGTTTGCTCAAGattgaaagattttttttggagATCTGTTACGCTCTTAAGATTGTAATGTGCATATTATTGAGTACAGAAATCAACCAGTAAGCACgtgtaaatatgaaaatgaaaggtGTTCACCTCGCTAGATAGCAAGCTGCATGTGAAGGGGGCGGGACGGTGACTGTCGGTGGTTTGTTTAAGTGACCGGGTTATGTTACCGTGTAATAGCTGAACGTTTTCACGTCGATTTAATTCATCAAACAGTATTTGTAGCTAATGCAGCCCCCAGCAGATTGATGTTACGGTCTTCAGAATTGCCTTGTGTCATACTTAAAATTGAAGTAATGGTTGAAAAGTTGCATAGACTCCTGACTAAAAGTCTCACCACAACACCCATCCATTTGTAAACAATGTCGTTCTGTGTATATATAATGATATCAGATGATTGTCTTCATTGAAACAAATTCGTTTGGTATCCAGGAATCACTGTATTTGTTTATCATCAGTCCTGACTTGAAATGAAGTAAACCTGAGTTTGTACTGATGTGTTACAGGAGAATGGCTGCCGCTGAGGTGAACGGTAGTTCTGCCCCGgcaaaggaggaagaagagccCATGGATgtgacaacaacacacacagagaactaCCAGACGCTCATTGATGCCGGGCTTCCCCAGAAAGTTGCTGAAAGTCTAGATAACATCTTCCAGACAGGTGAGCGATTGGGCTGGAAATGACTGTGACTTGCTGTGAGATATGTTTACAAACAGTGTTGTTTACTGTAGTTGAGACTAAAAGTGACCATCTGTTGAAACTGTAGGTTTGGTGGCATATGTTGACCTGGATGAGAGGGCCATTGATGCACTTCGGGAGTTCAATGAGGAGGGGGCGCTTACTGTGCTGCAGCAATTCAAAGAGAGCGACCTGTCCCATGTACAGGTAAGCACATGAATGGATCCTCCTTTGTCTTTAAGATGAGTTTTATGTTGATCTACATTCTTGTAAACgatggtctctctctctcttttttttaatgtagaatAAAAGCGCTTTCCTTTGTGGAGTCATGAAGACTTACaggcagagagaaaagcaaGGAAGTAAAGTACAAGAGTCTACCAAGGGCCCAGATGAGGCGAAAATAAAGGTAAACAAAGTTGTGTGATTAAGTTTTGCTGTAAAGTAGGTCAGTACAAATgtcataacacacacatgcagtgcagttaatgttttgtgtttttgtgtttgccAGGCTCTGTTGGAGCGAACAGGATACACTCTGGATGTCACTACAGGGCAGAGGAAATATGGGGGCCCCCCACCTGAGGATGTGTTCAAAGGAACACAACCAGGGATTGGGACTGAGGTAAATATGAACAATAGATGTGTTGGGTTTCATTTGTTAGAAAAAGGTTAGGTCAAACTTGACATGTTAGAAACCTGTCTATCATGATTGTCAAATTTCTAAAGTGTTTAACTGGGTGAGAAGTATTAAGTCTGTGCTGCAGTAATATTCATAAAGGATCCtaaacattatactgtataatgtgATTCACAAATCCTTACACTTGTCCACCTGTTTCATTCTTGTTCATAGGTGTTTGTTGGAAAAATCCCCAGGGATTTGTATGAAGATGAGCTAGTGCCGCTCTTCGAAGGTGCTGGTCCCATCTGGGACCTCAGGTTAATGATGGACCCTCTTTCTGGTCAGAATAGAGGTTACGCCTTTATCACATACTGCAATAAGGACGATGCACAAAAGGCCGTGAAGCTTGTAAGTAGTATGGCAGTGTACTGGAAAAACATAAAtccataattataataattgtggaaatactcaaatatgcaaaaatttgagtattattttaaagacatttaaaagaatTTAAACTTGAGTTGGTAAATTTTTTGCTGTTCATTTACAATCTATTCAACACCGttgttgacatttgtgttttattttttagtgtgaTAACCATGAAATCCGCCCTGGCAAGTACTTG encodes:
- the atp5if1a gene encoding ATPase inhibitor A, mitochondrial, with the protein product MSRFLLRSNLRGCIASQIRMASDQLGELGKGAGKGGGGGGSVREAGGAFGKRQVAEEERYFRQKEKEQMEALKKHHEEEIDHHKKEIERLQKEIDRHKGKIRKLKHDD